In one window of Kitasatospora sp. MMS16-BH015 DNA:
- a CDS encoding 3'-5' exonuclease, with protein MAHPSPAALLNVIDLEATCWDGQPPPGSVSEIIEIGLTVVDVPAARRISRHRILVRPTRSSVSAFCTELTGLTQAEVRQGVTFAEACRILTEEHGAAGRPWASWGEYDRRQFARQSQADGVLYPFGYPTERTHTNAKAVFATAYGLPKKPGMAQALHLAGLPLEGRHHRGEDDAWNIAALVLDLLARNAWPSAPA; from the coding sequence ATGGCCCACCCATCACCCGCCGCCCTCCTCAACGTCATCGACCTCGAAGCCACCTGCTGGGACGGGCAGCCGCCGCCCGGCTCCGTCTCGGAGATCATCGAGATCGGCCTCACCGTGGTGGACGTACCGGCGGCCCGCCGGATCTCCCGGCACCGGATCCTGGTCCGACCCACCCGCTCCTCCGTGAGCGCGTTCTGCACCGAGCTCACCGGCCTCACCCAGGCCGAGGTCCGACAGGGCGTCACCTTCGCCGAGGCCTGCCGCATCCTCACCGAGGAGCATGGCGCAGCCGGCCGACCCTGGGCCAGCTGGGGCGAGTACGACCGCCGCCAGTTCGCCCGCCAGAGCCAGGCCGACGGCGTGCTCTACCCCTTCGGCTACCCGACCGAACGCACCCACACCAACGCCAAGGCCGTCTTCGCCACGGCCTACGGCCTCCCCAAGAAGCCCGGCATGGCCCAGGCCCTCCACCTCGCCGGCCTCCCCCTCGAAGGCCGCCACCACCGTGGCGAGGACGACGCCTGGAACATCGCCGCCCTCGTCCTCGACCTCCTCGCCCGCAACGCCTGGCCGTCCGCCCCCGCCTAG
- a CDS encoding putative quinol monooxygenase, producing MSQQQPVRLVILITTQPGRGPEQVAAYERLAPLVRAEEGCLQYDLHQVSGSAERFVLIERWASEEALAAHDLTPHMIAADAASPAFRAGPAEVIRLVDGALA from the coding sequence ATGTCGCAGCAGCAGCCCGTGAGACTCGTCATCCTGATCACCACCCAGCCGGGCCGGGGCCCCGAGCAGGTCGCCGCGTACGAGCGGCTCGCGCCGCTGGTGCGGGCGGAGGAGGGGTGCCTCCAGTACGACCTGCACCAGGTGAGCGGCTCCGCCGAACGGTTCGTGCTGATCGAGCGGTGGGCCTCCGAGGAGGCGCTCGCCGCCCACGACCTGACGCCGCACATGATCGCGGCCGACGCCGCGAGCCCCGCGTTCCGGGCCGGGCCGGCCGAGGTGATCCGGTTGGTGGACGGGGCGCTGGCCTGA
- a CDS encoding right-handed parallel beta-helix repeat-containing protein: MRLRNFAGLASATSVVLGIGMPGLAVADSSTLYVDQSTSAHCADIGANAGTKQQPYCTIQAAADAAQPGQTVQVAGDNYDETVTITHSGAPGKPITFLGATRLVRGTNPPRVGIDRSGGGRMANGFVLKGVQDIRISGFTTETTGEGFVVSDATRVTLEGNEAYSGSDSSPSTAAVRVSGATSGVGITRNKLHGGRTSVVVDAGISGVLVNGNSIEDPAGDGVQITDAPGAVVTGNTVDTVCGPAIALLGASGNAVVENNVLAATAYAADHQSCGQPSAGVNLTVSAASTAGTKVDYNLVDPVRGLPGYSWGGQTYATSAAFAKAVAGQGTHDLTADPGYGAELDLREGSPAIDSADANAPGATDTDVYGYHRIDDPNDADSGTGVGYLDRGAYEFTTSNDLFHQLLDQPKAPVGGTVTLTGKPEATWSPVVSYRYDFGDGTQPVATTDGSVQHAYTAVGLYNASVRVLLANGDVLSYGGAVLVTADAPLVAKMSVTDGLGPLDYFFSGGDSSTPWSIAGYTFDYGDGTAQAKGWGGRHQYRQEGDYTVTMTVADSGGRTARTTQVVHARYQLGAFHAVTPSRVLDTRSGGGTLGPGQSLTWRVGPSLSPMPQAVVLNVTAVNHGGGGYLTVYPAGADRPKTSNVNFTGGQVVPNLVTVPVNADGSVTFFNSSGNTDVVADLFGYYQGTTNEGVIGDRFTAQAPTRLLDTRAPGQHAVQAGAPVELQVRGQHGVPADATAAVLNVTATRGTRPGYFSLYPEAGKPTGTSNLNLAAGQTVANQVLVPIGADGKVRLSNFAGSADAVVDLFGYYSPSGQSLFRPTTPVRLVDTRGAGHGPLGAGGSIAVSAGAPAGATGAVLNVTATAPTNPGYLTVWADGAARPGTSNLNFLAGETVPNHVTTPLSPAGKFDVYNFSGSTQVVADLFGYFVKQ; encoded by the coding sequence GTGCGCCTGCGTAATTTCGCCGGCCTCGCCTCCGCCACCAGTGTCGTCCTGGGCATCGGGATGCCCGGGCTGGCCGTGGCGGATTCGTCGACGCTGTACGTCGACCAGAGCACCTCCGCGCACTGCGCCGACATCGGCGCGAACGCGGGCACGAAGCAGCAGCCGTACTGCACCATCCAGGCCGCGGCCGACGCGGCGCAGCCCGGGCAGACCGTGCAGGTCGCCGGCGACAACTACGACGAGACCGTGACCATCACGCACTCGGGCGCACCGGGCAAGCCGATCACCTTCCTCGGCGCCACCCGGCTGGTCCGGGGTACGAACCCGCCGAGGGTCGGGATCGACCGGTCCGGCGGCGGGCGGATGGCGAACGGCTTCGTACTCAAGGGCGTGCAGGACATCCGGATCTCGGGGTTCACCACGGAGACCACCGGGGAGGGCTTCGTGGTCAGCGACGCCACCCGGGTCACGCTGGAGGGGAACGAGGCCTACTCGGGGAGTGACAGCTCGCCGTCCACCGCCGCCGTGCGGGTGAGCGGGGCGACGAGCGGGGTGGGCATCACCCGCAACAAGCTGCACGGCGGCCGGACTTCGGTCGTGGTGGACGCCGGGATCTCCGGCGTCCTGGTGAACGGGAACTCCATCGAGGACCCGGCGGGCGACGGCGTGCAGATCACCGACGCGCCCGGCGCGGTGGTCACCGGCAACACCGTGGACACCGTGTGCGGGCCGGCCATCGCGCTGCTGGGCGCCTCGGGGAACGCGGTGGTGGAGAACAACGTCCTCGCGGCCACCGCGTACGCGGCCGACCACCAGTCCTGCGGCCAGCCCTCGGCCGGGGTGAACCTGACCGTCTCGGCGGCCTCCACTGCCGGGACGAAGGTCGACTACAACCTGGTCGACCCGGTCCGGGGCTTGCCGGGCTACAGCTGGGGCGGTCAGACCTACGCCACCTCGGCGGCCTTCGCCAAGGCGGTGGCCGGCCAGGGCACCCACGACCTGACGGCCGACCCCGGGTACGGGGCGGAGCTGGACCTACGGGAGGGCTCGCCGGCGATCGACTCGGCCGATGCCAACGCGCCCGGCGCCACTGACACGGACGTCTACGGCTACCACCGCATCGACGACCCGAACGACGCCGACTCCGGTACCGGGGTGGGCTACCTCGACCGCGGTGCGTACGAGTTCACCACCTCGAACGACCTCTTCCACCAACTGCTGGACCAGCCCAAGGCGCCAGTCGGCGGCACCGTGACGCTCACCGGCAAGCCCGAGGCGACCTGGTCCCCGGTGGTCTCGTACCGGTACGACTTCGGCGACGGTACGCAGCCCGTGGCCACCACGGACGGCTCGGTGCAGCACGCGTACACCGCCGTCGGTCTCTACAACGCGTCGGTCCGCGTCCTACTGGCCAACGGCGACGTGCTGAGCTACGGGGGCGCGGTGCTGGTCACCGCCGACGCGCCACTGGTGGCGAAGATGTCGGTCACCGACGGACTGGGACCGCTCGACTACTTCTTCTCGGGCGGGGATTCGTCCACGCCGTGGAGCATCGCGGGCTACACCTTCGACTACGGGGACGGCACCGCCCAGGCGAAGGGCTGGGGCGGCCGGCACCAGTACCGGCAGGAGGGCGACTACACCGTCACCATGACGGTGGCCGACAGCGGCGGCCGGACGGCGAGGACCACCCAGGTGGTGCACGCCAGGTACCAGCTGGGTGCCTTCCACGCCGTGACGCCCTCGCGGGTGTTGGACACCCGGAGCGGAGGGGGCACGCTCGGGCCGGGGCAGTCGCTGACCTGGCGGGTGGGGCCCTCGCTCTCCCCGATGCCGCAGGCCGTGGTGCTCAACGTGACGGCGGTCAACCACGGCGGTGGTGGTTACCTGACGGTCTACCCCGCCGGTGCGGACCGGCCGAAGACCTCGAACGTCAACTTCACCGGCGGGCAGGTCGTGCCGAACCTGGTGACCGTGCCGGTCAACGCCGACGGCTCCGTCACCTTCTTCAACAGCAGCGGGAACACCGACGTGGTGGCCGACCTGTTCGGCTACTACCAGGGCACCACCAACGAGGGCGTCATCGGTGACCGCTTCACCGCCCAGGCGCCCACCCGGCTGCTCGACACCCGGGCCCCGGGCCAGCACGCGGTCCAGGCCGGTGCGCCCGTCGAGCTGCAGGTCCGCGGTCAGCACGGGGTGCCGGCCGACGCCACGGCGGCCGTGCTCAACGTGACGGCGACCAGGGGCACCAGGCCGGGGTACTTCTCGCTATACCCCGAGGCCGGGAAGCCGACCGGCACCTCGAACCTGAACCTCGCGGCCGGGCAGACCGTGGCGAACCAGGTCCTGGTGCCGATCGGCGCGGACGGGAAGGTGCGGCTGAGCAACTTCGCCGGCAGCGCGGACGCCGTGGTCGACCTCTTCGGCTACTACAGCCCGAGCGGGCAGAGCCTGTTCCGGCCGACCACGCCGGTGCGGCTGGTCGACACCCGAGGCGCCGGCCACGGCCCGCTCGGCGCGGGCGGCTCCATCGCCGTGTCCGCCGGGGCACCGGCCGGGGCCACCGGCGCGGTGCTGAACGTGACGGCCACCGCACCGACCAACCCGGGGTACCTGACGGTGTGGGCCGACGGCGCGGCCCGCCCGGGCACGAGCAACCTCAACTTCCTCGCCGGGGAGACCGTGCCGAACCACGTGACCACGCCGCTGAGTCCGGCCGGGAAGTTCGACGTCTACAACTTCAGCGGCAGCACCCAGGTCGTCGCCGACCTGTTCGGCTACTTCGTGAAGCAGTAG
- a CDS encoding class I SAM-dependent methyltransferase, which translates to MTTSALSFGAAARLYDSIRPTYPVAAASWALGEEPARVLDLGAGTGLLGAVVREAGHEVIAVEPDEQMRAVAAERLPGARVLAGSAEEIPLADGSVDVVVVGQAYHWFTPEAALPEIHRVLRAGGVFAALWNVRDDRTPWVAGLSGIIGAEGYGLESAWQYGPVAPWFTEPELGLTEHAVTVPTDRLVDLVRSRSTYLTAEAGEQARWEREIAELVATDPALAGRERVEMPYRTCVYRMRRA; encoded by the coding sequence ATGACCACTTCTGCGCTGTCCTTCGGTGCCGCTGCCCGTCTGTACGACTCGATCCGGCCCACCTACCCGGTGGCGGCCGCGAGTTGGGCCCTCGGGGAGGAGCCGGCGCGGGTGTTGGATCTGGGGGCGGGCACCGGGCTGCTGGGTGCGGTGGTGCGGGAGGCCGGGCACGAGGTGATCGCGGTCGAGCCGGACGAGCAGATGCGGGCCGTGGCTGCCGAACGCCTGCCGGGGGCGCGGGTGTTGGCCGGGAGCGCCGAGGAGATCCCGCTGGCGGACGGGTCCGTCGACGTGGTGGTGGTCGGGCAGGCGTACCACTGGTTCACTCCGGAGGCCGCGCTGCCGGAGATCCACCGGGTGCTGCGAGCGGGCGGCGTCTTCGCCGCGCTGTGGAACGTCCGGGACGACCGGACGCCGTGGGTGGCCGGGCTCTCCGGCATCATCGGCGCCGAAGGGTACGGCCTGGAGAGCGCTTGGCAGTACGGGCCGGTGGCGCCGTGGTTCACCGAGCCCGAACTCGGCCTGACCGAACACGCCGTGACCGTGCCGACGGATCGGCTGGTCGACCTGGTGCGGTCCCGTTCCACTTACCTGACGGCCGAGGCCGGCGAGCAGGCCCGGTGGGAGCGGGAGATCGCCGAGTTGGTCGCCACCGATCCGGCGCTGGCCGGCCGGGAGAGGGTCGAGATGCCTTATCGGACCTGTGTGTATCGGATGCGGCGGGCCTGA
- a CDS encoding 1,4-alpha-glucan branching protein, producing the protein MATIHQTTMEPTKLELLTAWLPKQSWYQGSSGAAELHKAGGFRLDDPAGEVGIEFMVVVDTADPTPVAYLVPMGYRGAPITEGATEGAAEGLIGTSEHGVLGTRWIYDGPHDPVVSAQLLALLRGEATPQHQSIDDTPDPTVTVHPGPTTPGSYHLARVLRPVTEADEQPGLHGGFTWPDGTPARAVFVSAD; encoded by the coding sequence ATGGCCACCATCCACCAGACCACCATGGAGCCCACCAAGCTGGAGCTCCTGACCGCTTGGCTGCCCAAGCAGAGCTGGTACCAGGGGAGTTCGGGCGCAGCGGAGCTGCACAAGGCCGGCGGCTTCCGCCTGGACGACCCGGCGGGCGAGGTCGGCATCGAGTTCATGGTCGTCGTGGACACCGCCGACCCCACTCCGGTGGCCTACCTGGTCCCGATGGGCTACCGCGGTGCACCGATCACCGAGGGCGCCACCGAGGGTGCCGCCGAGGGTCTGATCGGCACCTCGGAGCACGGCGTCCTCGGCACCCGCTGGATCTACGACGGCCCCCACGACCCTGTGGTGTCGGCCCAGTTGCTCGCCCTCCTGCGCGGTGAGGCCACCCCGCAGCACCAGAGCATCGACGACACCCCGGACCCGACCGTCACCGTCCACCCCGGCCCCACCACCCCGGGGTCCTACCACCTCGCCCGGGTCCTCCGCCCCGTCACCGAGGCGGACGAGCAGCCCGGCCTCCACGGGGGCTTCACCTGGCCCGACGGCACCCCGGCCCGGGCCGTCTTCGTCAGCGCCGACTGA
- a CDS encoding SDR family oxidoreductase yields the protein MPPRPTATPTTLVLGAAGFLGRWLTLELLAQGHPVAAATTTPASAAALRDWLHAHQADTTSLTTLQADLTHPTLALTPEADAALRSVRDVHNLAARYRFGLSRPEAQAANTDGPVHALHWAARLPELRRFVHLSGYRISTATPVPHPLPSAEATRLYRKLGAYEASKRAGDSAVRTLAPQLGVPLSVVSPGVVIGHSVTGEAGQYIGLAPLVERLWRGRLPVLPATPRTFLPVVAVDHLARFLAAVPSHDHAQHSHHAAATPNTAPTSRHTVLDPATPALPALVDLLADHLGVPAPRRTVPVGLVRYLPSRLTGLDAESLSFLSEDRYDTTSADRLAAAAGLTHPPVADLLRRWATRLVAEDFGASIGPTP from the coding sequence ATGCCTCCCCGCCCCACCGCCACCCCCACCACCCTCGTCCTCGGAGCCGCCGGCTTCCTGGGCCGCTGGCTCACCCTCGAACTCCTCGCCCAGGGCCACCCCGTCGCCGCAGCCACCACCACCCCCGCCTCGGCCGCCGCCCTCCGCGACTGGCTCCACGCCCACCAGGCCGACACCACCTCCCTCACCACCCTCCAGGCCGACCTCACCCACCCCACCCTCGCCCTGACCCCCGAGGCCGACGCCGCCCTCCGCTCGGTCCGCGACGTGCACAACCTCGCCGCCCGCTACCGCTTCGGCCTCTCCCGCCCCGAGGCCCAAGCCGCCAACACCGACGGCCCGGTCCACGCCCTCCACTGGGCGGCCCGCCTGCCCGAGCTCCGCCGCTTCGTCCACCTCTCCGGCTACCGCATCAGCACCGCCACCCCCGTCCCCCACCCCCTCCCGTCCGCCGAGGCCACCCGCCTCTACCGCAAGCTCGGCGCCTACGAGGCGTCCAAGCGGGCCGGCGACTCGGCCGTCCGCACCCTCGCGCCCCAACTCGGCGTCCCGCTCAGCGTGGTGAGCCCGGGCGTGGTGATCGGACACTCCGTCACCGGCGAAGCCGGTCAGTACATCGGCCTCGCGCCCCTGGTCGAACGCCTCTGGCGCGGCCGTCTCCCGGTCCTTCCCGCGACCCCGCGCACCTTCCTCCCGGTGGTCGCCGTCGACCACCTCGCCCGTTTCCTGGCCGCCGTCCCCTCCCACGACCACGCCCAGCACAGCCACCACGCCGCAGCCACCCCCAACACGGCTCCCACCAGCCGCCACACCGTCCTCGACCCGGCCACCCCCGCGCTCCCGGCCCTGGTCGACCTCCTCGCCGACCACCTCGGTGTCCCCGCCCCGCGCCGCACCGTCCCGGTCGGCCTGGTCCGTTACCTCCCCAGCCGCCTCACCGGCCTCGACGCCGAATCCCTCTCCTTCCTCTCCGAGGACCGCTACGACACCACCTCGGCCGACCGCCTCGCCGCCGCTGCCGGCCTCACCCACCCGCCCGTCGCCGACCTCCTCCGCCGCTGGGCCACCCGCCTGGTCGCCGAGGACTTCGGCGCCTCCATCGGCCCGACCCCCTGA
- a CDS encoding TetR/AcrR family transcriptional regulator, with protein MGAKGEETRARLVQATRALTEAQGYFGTGLNQVLSESRAPRGSLYFHFPSGKDELVGQALTEAGREISTLIAACADGSPAATVVDRLITALATRMADSDYTKGCPLATVALEVSASNEPLRRLCATAYTDWQHALADLLTHEGHPPATAEATASTTLALIEGALLLARVHRSRHPLDQAARTLTTLLAPPT; from the coding sequence ATGGGAGCAAAAGGCGAGGAGACGCGGGCCCGACTGGTGCAGGCCACCCGGGCCCTGACCGAGGCTCAGGGCTACTTCGGCACCGGCCTCAACCAGGTGCTGAGCGAGAGCCGCGCACCGCGCGGCTCGCTCTACTTCCACTTCCCCTCCGGCAAGGACGAGCTGGTCGGCCAGGCCCTCACCGAGGCCGGCCGGGAGATCTCCACCCTGATCGCCGCCTGCGCCGACGGCTCCCCCGCCGCCACCGTGGTCGACCGGCTGATCACCGCCCTGGCCACCCGCATGGCGGACTCCGACTACACCAAGGGCTGCCCCCTGGCCACCGTCGCCCTGGAGGTCTCCGCCTCCAACGAACCCCTCCGCCGCCTCTGCGCCACCGCCTACACCGACTGGCAGCACGCCCTCGCCGACCTGCTGACCCACGAGGGCCACCCCCCGGCCACCGCCGAGGCCACCGCCTCCACCACCCTCGCCCTCATCGAGGGCGCCCTCCTCCTGGCCCGAGTCCACCGCTCCCGCCACCCCCTCGACCAGGCCGCCCGCACCCTCACCACCCTCCTGGCCCCACCCACCTGA
- a CDS encoding MFS transporter: MSRPVPGGASYRAVLALPHARRLFTAAMLGRLCYGLMGLPLLLAIRGATGSYTLAGTATGLAGLLTALLGPARARLVERHRPALLGLALGYTVLLAALALACAARSAPAVVVALAVAAGVCPPPVGPLMRTLWGRLVADEEQLQCALSLDTAAESTVFALGPVLGGYLVVAVGAPAGLGVCAAVVLIGFGLLARALRGAAPVVAGEAAPRGRRPLRGTGLLPYGLLVCGAAAGLALAEIGVVAAWGTVAAGVLAMCFSVGGVLGGLVYGRRRWSGRLAHRPLLLGAVGAVGYALPVLWYAPPAAAGALLLAGACCDVLLITAYQLVDARVPEGARTEAGAWMNTAYNLGAAAGGALGGLVVDRHGPPAAFLVTAVLIGGCVAVAGALVVRRDRVRVVGSVTAGAVEAR; encoded by the coding sequence ATGTCACGCCCTGTTCCGGGCGGCGCGAGCTACCGTGCCGTCCTCGCCCTGCCCCATGCCCGCCGCCTCTTCACGGCCGCCATGCTCGGCCGGCTCTGCTACGGACTGATGGGCCTGCCGCTGCTGCTCGCGATCCGCGGCGCCACCGGCTCGTACACCCTGGCCGGGACGGCCACCGGCCTGGCCGGCCTGCTCACCGCGCTGCTCGGACCGGCCCGGGCCCGGTTGGTGGAACGGCACCGGCCCGCCCTGCTCGGGCTGGCGCTCGGGTACACCGTGCTGCTCGCCGCGCTCGCGCTGGCCTGCGCCGCGCGGTCGGCTCCCGCGGTGGTGGTCGCCCTCGCGGTGGCCGCCGGGGTTTGCCCGCCGCCGGTCGGTCCGTTGATGCGCACGCTCTGGGGTCGGCTGGTGGCCGACGAGGAGCAACTCCAGTGCGCGCTCAGCCTGGACACCGCCGCCGAATCCACCGTTTTCGCGCTCGGCCCGGTGCTCGGCGGCTACCTGGTGGTGGCGGTCGGCGCGCCCGCCGGGCTCGGGGTCTGTGCGGCCGTGGTGCTGATCGGGTTCGGGCTGCTGGCCCGGGCGCTGCGCGGGGCCGCGCCGGTGGTCGCGGGCGAGGCGGCGCCGCGCGGGCGGCGTCCACTGCGGGGCACCGGCCTGCTGCCGTACGGGCTGCTGGTGTGCGGTGCCGCGGCCGGTCTCGCGCTGGCCGAGATCGGGGTGGTGGCCGCCTGGGGCACGGTGGCGGCCGGGGTGCTCGCGATGTGCTTCTCGGTGGGCGGGGTGCTCGGCGGGCTGGTCTACGGCCGGCGCCGCTGGAGCGGCCGACTCGCCCACCGTCCGCTGCTGTTGGGGGCCGTCGGCGCGGTCGGGTACGCGCTGCCGGTGCTCTGGTACGCGCCGCCGGCCGCCGCCGGGGCGCTGCTGCTCGCCGGGGCCTGCTGCGACGTGCTGCTGATCACGGCCTACCAGTTGGTGGACGCCCGGGTGCCCGAGGGTGCGCGGACCGAGGCGGGGGCGTGGATGAACACCGCGTACAACCTCGGTGCGGCGGCCGGCGGTGCGCTCGGCGGGTTGGTGGTGGACCGGCACGGGCCGCCCGCCGCGTTCCTGGTGACGGCGGTACTGATCGGCGGCTGCGTGGCGGTGGCCGGCGCGCTGGTGGTGCGGCGGGACCGGGTGCGGGTGGTGGGGTCGGTGACGGCCGGGGCGGTCGAGGCGCGCTGA
- a CDS encoding urease subunit gamma has translation MRLTPHEQERLLVHVAADVARGRQARGLRLNHPEAVALITSHVLEGARDGRTVAELMTSGRKVLSRTDVMDGVAEMIPDVQVEATFPDGTKLVTVHEPIL, from the coding sequence ATGAGGCTCACTCCGCACGAGCAGGAACGCCTGCTCGTCCACGTCGCCGCCGACGTGGCCCGTGGCCGACAGGCCAGGGGCCTGCGGCTCAACCACCCCGAGGCCGTCGCGCTGATCACCTCGCACGTACTGGAGGGGGCACGCGACGGTCGGACCGTCGCCGAGTTGATGACCTCCGGCCGCAAGGTGCTCTCGCGTACGGACGTGATGGACGGGGTGGCCGAGATGATCCCGGACGTGCAGGTCGAGGCGACCTTCCCGGACGGCACCAAGCTGGTCACCGTGCACGAGCCGATCCTGTGA
- a CDS encoding urease subunit beta translates to MSGRFVPGEVLYGAGEIGLNAGLPVTRLEVVNAADRPVQVGSHYHFAEANPGLDFDRVAARGQRLNVPAGTAVRFEPGIPVEVELVPLGGLRVVAGLRGETGGALDG, encoded by the coding sequence GTGAGCGGCCGGTTCGTCCCCGGCGAAGTCCTGTACGGGGCCGGGGAGATCGGGCTCAACGCCGGGCTGCCGGTGACCCGCCTGGAGGTGGTCAACGCGGCCGACCGGCCGGTGCAGGTCGGCTCGCACTACCACTTCGCCGAGGCCAACCCCGGGTTGGACTTCGACCGGGTGGCGGCGCGCGGGCAGCGGTTGAACGTGCCGGCGGGCACCGCCGTGCGGTTCGAGCCGGGCATCCCGGTGGAGGTCGAGCTGGTGCCGCTGGGCGGGCTGCGGGTGGTGGCGGGGTTGCGCGGCGAGACGGGAGGGGCACTGGATGGCTGA
- a CDS encoding urease subunit alpha, translating into MAEGHVATGGYALRLSRGRYGALYGPTAGDRIRLGDTNLLVEIEEDRSAGGDEAVFGGGKVIRESMGQARTSRAEGAPDTVITGVVVLDHWGVVKGDLGIRDGRITALGKAGNPDTMDGVHPELVIGPETEVIAGQGKLLTAGAIDAHVHFICPQLADEALAAGITTLVGGGTGPAEGSKATTITPGSWHLARMFAAMDDLPVNIGLTAKGNTVNPAALHTQLRGGAVGFKIHEDWGATPAAIDACLRVCEQTGVQLAIHTDTLNEAGFVGDTLAAIAGRGVHAYHTEGAGGGHAPDIITVVSALNVLPSSTNPTRPHTVNTIEEHLDMLMVCHHLSPHVPEDLAFAESRIRPSTIAAEDALHDLGAISIISSDSQAMGRIGEVVLRTWQTAHVGKARWGALPGDGAADNHRARRYVAKYTINPARAQGLDGEIGSVEPGKLADLVLWQPAFFGVKPDLVIKGGQIAWAQMGDANASIPTPQPVFPRPMFGATGRAPAGNSVNFTSAAALADGLPERLGLGKPFVGIRDTRGVTKDHMVNNAARPDVRVDADTFAVTIDGELVTPQPVAELPLTQRYFLF; encoded by the coding sequence ATGGCTGAGGGGCACGTGGCCACGGGCGGTTACGCGTTGCGGCTGAGCCGGGGCCGGTACGGCGCGCTGTACGGGCCGACGGCGGGTGACCGGATCCGGCTCGGGGACACCAACTTGCTGGTGGAGATCGAGGAGGACCGCAGCGCGGGCGGCGACGAGGCTGTCTTCGGCGGCGGCAAGGTGATCCGCGAATCGATGGGGCAGGCCCGGACCAGCCGGGCCGAGGGTGCGCCCGACACGGTGATCACCGGTGTGGTGGTGCTCGACCACTGGGGCGTCGTCAAGGGCGACCTCGGCATCCGGGACGGGCGGATCACCGCCCTCGGCAAGGCCGGCAACCCGGACACCATGGACGGCGTTCACCCCGAGCTGGTGATCGGCCCCGAGACCGAGGTGATCGCCGGCCAGGGCAAGCTGCTCACCGCCGGGGCGATCGACGCCCATGTGCACTTCATCTGCCCGCAGTTGGCGGACGAGGCGCTCGCCGCAGGCATCACCACCCTGGTCGGTGGCGGCACCGGCCCGGCCGAGGGCAGCAAGGCCACCACCATCACCCCGGGCAGCTGGCACCTGGCCCGGATGTTCGCCGCGATGGACGACCTGCCGGTCAACATCGGCCTGACCGCCAAGGGCAACACCGTCAACCCGGCCGCGCTGCACACCCAACTCCGGGGCGGGGCGGTCGGGTTCAAGATCCATGAGGACTGGGGGGCCACCCCGGCGGCGATCGACGCCTGCCTGCGGGTCTGCGAGCAGACCGGTGTCCAACTCGCCATCCACACCGACACCTTGAACGAGGCCGGGTTCGTCGGTGACACGCTTGCGGCGATCGCCGGGCGCGGGGTGCACGCCTACCACACCGAGGGCGCCGGCGGCGGGCACGCCCCGGACATCATCACCGTGGTCTCCGCGCTCAACGTGCTGCCCAGTTCGACCAATCCGACCCGGCCGCACACCGTCAACACGATCGAGGAGCACCTCGACATGCTGATGGTCTGCCACCACCTCAGCCCGCACGTGCCCGAGGACCTGGCCTTCGCCGAATCCCGGATCCGCCCCTCGACCATCGCCGCCGAGGACGCCCTGCACGACCTCGGCGCGATCTCGATCATCAGCTCCGACTCCCAGGCGATGGGCCGGATCGGCGAGGTGGTGCTGCGCACCTGGCAGACCGCGCACGTGGGCAAGGCCCGCTGGGGCGCCCTGCCCGGCGACGGCGCGGCCGACAACCACCGGGCCCGCCGGTACGTGGCGAAGTACACCATCAACCCGGCCCGGGCCCAGGGCCTGGACGGCGAGATCGGCTCGGTGGAGCCCGGCAAGCTGGCCGACCTGGTGCTCTGGCAGCCCGCCTTCTTCGGGGTCAAGCCGGATCTGGTGATCAAGGGCGGCCAGATCGCCTGGGCCCAGATGGGTGACGCCAACGCCTCCATCCCCACCCCGCAGCCGGTCTTCCCGCGCCCGATGTTCGGCGCCACCGGCCGCGCCCCGGCGGGCAATTCGGTCAACTTCACCTCGGCGGCGGCGCTCGCCGACGGCCTCCCGGAGCGGCTCGGCCTCGGCAAGCCCTTCGTGGGGATCCGTGACACCCGGGGCGTCACCAAGGACCACATGGTCAACAATGCGGCCCGCCCGGACGTCCGGGTGGACGCCGACACCTTCGCCGTCACCATCGACGGTGAGCTGGTCACCCCGCAGCCGGTCGCCGAACTGCCGCTCACCCAGCGGTACTTCCTCTTCTGA